Proteins encoded by one window of Pseudomonas coleopterorum:
- the potE gene encoding putrescine-ornithine antiporter, giving the protein MAVMKKMSVSQLTMLTAVNMLGSGIVLLPTKLAEVGGISILSWLITATGSLALAYAFARCGMLSRKTGGMGGYAEYTFGKSGNYITNYTYGLSLLIANVAISITAVGYIQTLFDIRLDSLQVGLATIALLWLTTFANFGGASVTGKIGSITVWGVIAPVVLVSTIGWFWFDSGTYAAGWNPHDMPWYEAAGASVAITLWAFLGLESACANGDAVENPEKNVPIAVLGGTLGAAVIYILSTNVIAGIVDNAELVSSTAPFGLVFAKMFTPMIGNLVMGLMVLACIGSLLGWQFTVAQVFKSSADTGYFLPIFAKVNGHGVPIISMLILLAIQTAMALLTISPDLAKQFDTLVNLAVVTNLVPYILSMATLMTLQKVSNVPANKALITNVVAAVATAYSYLALYSSGAQALMLGGVATIVGYTLFGFVNNRLIRLEALNNSAPTQTVAAQHIVGAPIPVNSLPRTPTNPPALEARP; this is encoded by the coding sequence GTGGCCGTCATGAAAAAGATGAGTGTGAGTCAGCTGACCATGCTGACAGCCGTCAACATGCTGGGATCCGGCATCGTTCTGTTACCCACCAAGCTCGCCGAAGTCGGCGGCATTTCGATTCTCTCCTGGCTGATCACGGCTACCGGCTCCCTGGCCCTGGCCTATGCCTTCGCCCGCTGCGGCATGCTCAGCCGCAAGACCGGCGGCATGGGCGGCTACGCGGAATACACCTTCGGCAAGTCGGGCAACTACATCACCAACTACACCTACGGACTGTCCCTGCTGATCGCCAACGTGGCGATCAGCATCACGGCGGTCGGTTACATCCAGACCCTGTTCGATATCAGACTCGATTCGCTGCAGGTGGGCCTGGCGACGATCGCGCTGTTATGGCTGACCACCTTCGCCAACTTCGGCGGGGCAAGCGTCACCGGCAAGATCGGTTCGATCACGGTGTGGGGCGTGATCGCACCCGTGGTGCTGGTGTCGACGATCGGCTGGTTCTGGTTCGACAGCGGCACCTATGCAGCGGGCTGGAACCCCCACGATATGCCCTGGTACGAAGCGGCCGGCGCCTCGGTGGCAATCACCCTGTGGGCGTTTCTTGGCCTGGAATCGGCGTGTGCCAACGGCGACGCCGTGGAAAATCCGGAAAAAAACGTACCCATTGCCGTGCTCGGCGGCACGTTGGGCGCGGCGGTGATCTACATCCTGTCCACCAATGTGATCGCCGGCATCGTCGACAATGCCGAGCTGGTTTCCTCCACCGCGCCGTTCGGCCTGGTGTTCGCCAAGATGTTCACGCCGATGATCGGCAACCTGGTCATGGGCCTGATGGTGCTCGCCTGCATCGGTTCGCTGCTGGGTTGGCAGTTCACCGTGGCCCAGGTCTTCAAAAGCTCGGCCGACACGGGCTACTTTCTGCCGATCTTCGCCAAGGTCAACGGGCACGGGGTGCCGATCATCAGCATGCTGATCCTGCTCGCTATCCAGACCGCGATGGCCTTGCTGACCATCAGCCCAGACCTGGCCAAGCAGTTCGACACCCTGGTGAACCTGGCGGTGGTCACCAACCTGGTGCCGTACATTCTGTCGATGGCCACCTTGATGACCTTGCAGAAGGTGTCGAATGTCCCGGCCAACAAGGCCTTGATAACCAACGTCGTCGCCGCGGTCGCGACGGCCTACAGCTACCTGGCGCTGTACAGCTCGGGAGCCCAGGCCCTGATGCTGGGCGGCGTGGCGACCATCGTCGGCTACACGCTGTTCGGCTTCGTCAACAACCGCCTGATTCGCCTGGAAGCGCTCAACAACAGCGCCCCGACCCAGACCGTTGCCGCCCAGCACATCGTCGGCGCGCCGATTCCGGTGAACAGTTTGCCCCGTACGCCAACCAACCCCCCTGCCCTGGAAGCGCGACCATGA
- a CDS encoding Orn/Lys/Arg decarboxylase N-terminal domain-containing protein: MTDHRNLLGMLALLISDQPDKRTVFGRALIQLITDVEERSISVITSERLDDAKSILSTDPAIQCVLLSWEMDRSADHQQCIDLLARLRERNTRVPVFLISDRSTASNVPLIVMQHADDFIWLPEDTSRFLSGRILAAMERYRQAVLPPMFGALLKFARSYEYSWHTPGHAGGTAFLKSTAGRAFYEFFGENLLRSDLSISVGELGSLLDHSGPIGQGERYAAKVFGAHRTYYVTNGSSMSNRVILMASVTRDQIALCDRNCHKSAEHAMTLSGAIPTYLVPTRNRFGIIGPILPQTLSAAAVGAAIASNPLVGPHIDPTPVHAIVTNSTYDGLTYNVTRVEELLGQSVDRLHFDEAWYGYARFNPLYKDRFAMHGSPDDHDASKPTVFATQSTHKLLAALSQASMIHVRNGRNPIHHARFNESYMMHASTSPNYAIMASCDVSSAMMEAPSGQILTNESIEEAIAFRQVISRMHADMRANDDWFVSCWQPPSIDIGGAAIDFHEVDPAKLKSDPNCWVLHPGEVWHGFGDIEDGYCMLDPIKVSILTPGMGDDGQLLDFGIPACVVSAYLGRQGIVVEKTTDFTLLFLFSIGITKGKWGTLVNALLDFKRDYDANLELELCLPDLLAATQQRYSGMGLRDLAEEIFTAMKANRTTAAMAAAFGMLPQAEFSPVQAYEKLVRNQVELVTLDDAAGRVVATGIVPYPPGIPLLMPGENAGAADGPLLAYLKALESFDRAFPGFAHDTHGIDNDAGVYRLSVLR, translated from the coding sequence ATGACGGATCATAGAAACCTGCTCGGCATGCTGGCTTTGTTGATCAGCGACCAACCCGACAAACGCACTGTGTTCGGACGGGCGCTGATTCAGCTGATCACCGACGTGGAGGAGCGATCCATCAGCGTGATCACCTCCGAGCGCCTGGACGATGCCAAGTCGATCCTGAGCACCGACCCGGCGATCCAGTGCGTATTGCTCAGTTGGGAAATGGACAGGAGTGCCGACCATCAGCAATGCATCGATCTGCTCGCCCGACTGCGCGAGCGCAACACGCGGGTGCCGGTGTTCCTGATCAGCGACCGCAGCACCGCATCTAACGTGCCGTTGATCGTCATGCAGCACGCCGACGACTTCATCTGGCTGCCCGAGGACACCAGTCGTTTCCTCAGTGGGCGGATCCTGGCGGCCATGGAGCGCTATCGCCAGGCGGTGCTGCCGCCCATGTTCGGCGCCCTGCTCAAGTTCGCCCGCAGTTATGAATACTCCTGGCACACCCCGGGCCACGCCGGCGGTACGGCCTTTCTGAAAAGCACGGCTGGCCGGGCGTTCTATGAGTTCTTCGGGGAAAACCTGCTGCGCTCCGACCTGTCCATTTCGGTTGGCGAACTGGGCTCGCTGCTCGACCACAGTGGCCCCATTGGCCAGGGCGAGCGATACGCGGCCAAGGTGTTCGGCGCCCATCGCACCTACTACGTCACCAACGGCTCGTCGATGTCGAACCGGGTGATTCTGATGGCCAGCGTCACCCGCGATCAGATCGCGCTGTGCGACCGTAACTGCCACAAGTCCGCCGAGCACGCGATGACCCTGTCCGGGGCGATCCCGACCTATCTGGTGCCAACGCGCAATCGCTTCGGCATCATCGGCCCGATCCTGCCGCAGACGTTGAGCGCGGCTGCGGTGGGTGCGGCGATTGCGAGCAACCCGCTGGTCGGGCCGCACATCGACCCCACGCCGGTGCACGCCATCGTCACCAACTCCACCTATGACGGCTTGACCTACAACGTCACGCGGGTCGAGGAATTGCTCGGGCAAAGCGTCGACCGGCTGCACTTCGACGAGGCATGGTATGGCTACGCGCGGTTCAATCCGTTGTACAAGGACCGCTTCGCGATGCACGGCAGCCCCGATGACCACGACGCCTCCAAGCCGACGGTATTCGCCACCCAGTCCACCCACAAACTGCTGGCCGCGCTGTCCCAGGCATCGATGATCCATGTGCGCAACGGGCGCAATCCTATTCACCATGCACGCTTCAACGAGTCGTACATGATGCATGCGTCGACCTCGCCCAACTACGCGATCATGGCCTCCTGCGACGTCAGTTCGGCCATGATGGAGGCGCCGAGCGGGCAGATCCTGACCAATGAATCCATCGAGGAAGCCATTGCGTTTCGCCAGGTGATTTCACGGATGCACGCTGACATGCGGGCCAACGACGACTGGTTCGTGTCCTGCTGGCAGCCACCGTCGATAGACATCGGCGGGGCCGCCATCGACTTCCATGAAGTCGATCCGGCGAAGCTCAAGTCCGACCCGAACTGCTGGGTGCTGCACCCCGGCGAAGTCTGGCATGGTTTCGGCGACATCGAAGACGGTTACTGCATGCTCGATCCGATCAAGGTGTCGATTCTGACCCCCGGCATGGGCGACGACGGGCAACTGCTGGACTTCGGCATCCCGGCCTGTGTGGTGAGTGCGTATCTGGGCAGGCAAGGGATCGTGGTCGAGAAAACCACCGACTTCACCCTGCTCTTCCTGTTCTCCATCGGTATCACCAAGGGCAAGTGGGGCACCCTGGTGAACGCGCTGCTGGATTTCAAGCGCGACTACGACGCCAACCTTGAGCTGGAACTGTGCCTGCCCGACCTGCTCGCCGCCACGCAGCAGCGCTACAGCGGCATGGGCCTCAGAGACCTGGCCGAAGAGATCTTCACGGCGATGAAGGCCAATCGCACCACGGCCGCCATGGCGGCAGCCTTCGGCATGCTGCCCCAAGCCGAGTTCAGCCCGGTACAGGCCTACGAGAAACTGGTCCGCAACCAGGTGGAACTGGTGACGCTGGACGATGCGGCTGGACGGGTCGTGGCGACGGGCATCGTACCCTACCCGCCCGGCATTCCGTTGCTGATGCCCGGCGAGAACGCCGGTGCGGCGGACGGGCCGCTGCTCGCCTACCTGAAGGCGCTGGAGAGCTTCGACCGCGCGTTTCCCGGCTTTGCCCACGACACCCATGGCATCGACAACGATGCCGGAGTGTACCGACTGTCGGTGCTCAGGTAG